The sequence GCACAATTTGTTGAAAATAATATAATCAAAATTACCAAGGAAATAATACTGCTTATTTTTTTCATAACTTTATGATTTGTTTTCTTATTAAATTATTATTATTAACTACTCTACACAAATATACACCTACAGCTAACATTGATACATCAATAGAAAATAATCCGTTGCTGTTTATACTTTTTGAAAACACTTTATTCCCAATAGTATTATATAACTCAAATATTGTTTCCTCATTTTCATTAAATCCTTTAATTTCTAAATTAATAGTAGTAGTAAATGGATTAGGATAAATATTAATATCTGAATCCCAATCATTATTTTTTAAGCTGATATTTTTGTTGTCAACAAAATTGGAGAGTGTAGAGCAATATTCTCCTCTTGTCGGATTGCAAGCAACAAGTCTTTTAGCCTCTATCTGGTAATATACATCACCTTGTGGTGGATCCGTATCCGTGTAAGTGGAATTAGTATAAGGCAATGAATCTATTTGGCTCATGCTGTCAGGGTCGGTTCCTCTATAAATCCTATATGTATTATACCAAAAACCATAATAATGATTCCATGATAGATTAATGTTGTTTCCCATTCCGCCATTTATTGATAAGTGAAGTGTGATATGAAAACCACTTAAAGATGATTCATTATCGCAAGAATCAATAACTGAAATTTTATATCTGTAAAAGCGTTTTTCAGGTTCTGAAGTTGTATCTGTAAAAGTACTCATGCTATTAAATGCTACTGTTCCTATATGTCCAAAGCTGTCAGCTTGATAACTTTCACGGTAAATTTTAAATTCTTTGGTTCTTTTACCTGAGGTTTTTTCCCATACGATTTTATTATACCCTTCATCATCAAGGGTAACAAGGCATATTTCTTCATTACTAAAAGGTTCTTTTGCAGTAACCCAAATTGTATCAGAGTATTTATAACATTTACTATTTGTATCTGTAATAATATAAGTATAAAAATCTGTTGTTTTTATTGTATTTATCGAATCAATATTCCAAAAGTAATAGTTTTGAAACCAATATATATGATAGTCATTACAATTGGCATTTTCAAGTTCAATACTAAGCACAACACTATCTCCAAGGCAAAATACGGTATCATCTTCAATAATTAATTCATCATTGGGCAAATAGTAATAATCAACCGTAATTGTATCATAAGCTATACAACCGTATTGGTCGGTAACTTCAACATAAAATATACCTGAATCCACTTTTATTGTCTCGCTATCTGCTCCGGTACTCCAAGAATAATTTTCAAAGCCTGAACCTGCATCTAACAAAAGACTGTCTCCTGCACAAATGGTAGTATCGTTACCAAGTTCAACAGATAACGAACTACAATCGTGTTCCCTTACAATAATATCATCCATATATATTCCTGTCACGGGATAATACGTTGGACCGCTTGCATACCATCCTATATAATAATTGTCGGGATAACTTACTTTAAATGTTAAAATAGTGTCGCTCCAATAGTAAGCATACCATTCAATATCATTTAAAATATAAATTGTATCATTCATGCTATTTGAATTAGTATCATTGCCAATACATATCATTAAATCTTGGTTGTCAACCTCAGGATAACGCATATTGTACCAAAATTTGATGTCATAAAATTTCCCTGTATCAAATTCAAAACATTTTGAAAATAACCAGTCTTCATTGTATTGTCTTATTATAATCATATAATCACCAGTGTAAGCATTTGGTATAGTACTTCTTTCCCAAGTTGTATCATTACCGTTTGTATCATCAATTTTCCATAAATTAAAATCAGCCATTTCATTATTTTCAAAGCCCATTGTATCCGCCCCAGTTGAGAGGTCATAACATTGTGCTTGTAATAATGTGTTCACGAATAAAAGTGTAACGGTTAATACCAAAATTATCAGATTTTTCATAATATTATTTTTAAAATTTATTTGAATTTAATTTTTCATTTATCAATTTATTTCCAATTTTCAAAGCATCAATTTCTTTGTTAAGTTCTAAAATATACAAAGTAAGTTCCTCAACTTTTTGAAGAAGTATTTCATTCATTTCTCCTACACTAACACCGTTTTTATTTACTTCCTCAGTAGTTGGTACATCCGGTAAATGCTTATATTTATTAATAAATATTTCTAACTTATCCAAAGGAATTAAATAATAGTTATCATTAAAAACATAATCTTTCCAATTATTTTCTGTGATAATTAATGACTTTGATACAATTTTGCCGTTTACAGCCAAACGATAATCTTCATGTTCACCTTTTGTAATCTCTGTTCCTACTTGATCTTCGGTAGTTGTTGGAATTAAAACATTTCCGTGCCAGAACCCACTTTGGGCAGTACATTTATTAATATTAAGAAACAATATTAATGGAATATTTAATAACACAATCATAATAATTGAATGAATTTTTATACTATGTAAGTATCTGTGTAACTGACTACTACAAACAGGGGGGGGGTAATTTATTTTTCATATTTCTGTTTTATTAATTTAATAAATCTTATTTTTTATTTAAAATTGTAACTAATTCTTATAAAAATATGCATCACAAACGTAATACAAAATTTTGCAAAATCCAAATTTTTTATTAAAAATAATGAATATCAGGTCGTAATCTCTTATAAACATAAATATTCTGTATTTTTCAATTAAAGGTTGAGTTCAGTCCGAAAAGTAATTCTATCCACAAAAGCTCAAAGAATTAACAAAGTTTATTATATTAATTGTGTATCTTGGTGTCTTATACTAAACCGCTATTAAGATGCTGATTAAGAAAATAAATTATTTTTGTTTTGTTTTTCTTCACAAAATTCTTGCATAACTTGTTCCGCACTTGTTTCGGAAGCTGTGGCTACGGAATAATTTTTTGAATAAAAACAGGGCGAAAAGAAATGTTTTATTTTCAGTATCTTGATGGCGGTTTAGTATTAGTAACTTCGTGGCAATTTTTCTTTTTTTTTGACTTTTCGGAGTGAACTCATAACATCAAAAGGATAAATAATATTGTCT comes from Bacteroidota bacterium and encodes:
- a CDS encoding T9SS type A sorting domain-containing protein encodes the protein MKNLIILVLTVTLLFVNTLLQAQCYDLSTGADTMGFENNEMADFNLWKIDDTNGNDTTWERSTIPNAYTGDYMIIIRQYNEDWLFSKCFEFDTGKFYDIKFWYNMRYPEVDNQDLMICIGNDTNSNSMNDTIYILNDIEWYAYYWSDTILTFKVSYPDNYYIGWYASGPTYYPVTGIYMDDIIVREHDCSSLSVELGNDTTICAGDSLLLDAGSGFENYSWSTGADSETIKVDSGIFYVEVTDQYGCIAYDTITVDYYYLPNDELIIEDDTVFCLGDSVVLSIELENANCNDYHIYWFQNYYFWNIDSINTIKTTDFYTYIITDTNSKCYKYSDTIWVTAKEPFSNEEICLVTLDDEGYNKIVWEKTSGKRTKEFKIYRESYQADSFGHIGTVAFNSMSTFTDTTSEPEKRFYRYKISVIDSCDNESSLSGFHITLHLSINGGMGNNINLSWNHYYGFWYNTYRIYRGTDPDSMSQIDSLPYTNSTYTDTDPPQGDVYYQIEAKRLVACNPTRGEYCSTLSNFVDNKNISLKNNDWDSDINIYPNPFTTTINLEIKGFNENEETIFELYNTIGNKVFSKSINSNGLFSIDVSMLAVGVYLCRVVNNNNLIRKQIIKL